A single region of the Pseudomonas mandelii genome encodes:
- a CDS encoding intradiol ring-cleavage dioxygenase, with product MDDTTSATPAPSVYLLSPEQIAGPYFRNPKLIRRNISESADGIPLVLRLSIVDAMTGEPVTGALVDIWHCNARGAYSGWSKVNPDQEVDVGDIGSIPRTDDDTYLRGGQFTDKKGIVRFTTIYPGFYAGRTLHIHVAVRITSGNNYLDERHVAWVGQLYFPEPASRSVLNARDYSGRSVSPLSNNEDTYYREQGGEASTLTVHTLGRDSNEDGFFGHTTIGIDTFAASTQIKPEDFDKYTV from the coding sequence ATGGACGACACCACCTCCGCAACACCCGCACCCTCCGTTTACCTGCTGTCTCCCGAGCAAATTGCCGGCCCGTATTTCCGCAATCCGAAACTGATCAGGCGCAACATCAGCGAGAGCGCCGATGGCATTCCCCTGGTGCTGCGACTGTCGATTGTCGATGCCATGACGGGGGAGCCGGTGACCGGAGCCCTGGTCGATATCTGGCATTGCAATGCGCGCGGTGCGTATTCGGGCTGGAGCAAGGTCAATCCGGACCAGGAAGTCGATGTCGGGGACATCGGCTCCATCCCGCGCACCGACGACGACACCTATCTGCGAGGCGGACAATTCACCGACAAAAAGGGCATTGTGCGGTTTACCACCATCTACCCGGGGTTCTATGCCGGCCGTACCTTGCACATTCATGTCGCCGTGCGCATTACGTCCGGCAACAATTACCTCGACGAACGACACGTCGCCTGGGTCGGTCAGCTCTACTTCCCCGAACCCGCTTCACGTTCGGTGCTAAACGCCCGGGACTACAGCGGCCGATCGGTCTCGCCGTTGAGCAACAATGAAGACACTTATTACCGCGAGCAGGGTGGCGAGGCTTCGACATTGACGGTCCACACCCTCGGTCGAGACTCGAACGAGGATGGCTTTTTCGGGCATACGACCATCGGTATCGACACGTTCGCCGCTTCGACGCAAATCAAGCCGGAGGACTTCGACAAATACACGGTCTGA